TTGACCCGACTGAACGAATGGCGGCGTTGCATAATAGAGATATGAATGGAGGAAATCAAAATGCAATGCCCTGAATGTAAATCTACCCATATCCGTAAAAATGGCATCAATAAACAAGGTAAACAAAATCATATTTGTGTAACCTGTGGCCGTCAATTTATTAATAACTATGAAAAACAGAAAGGCTATGACGAAAAAACGAAGCGAGAATGCCTAACTGCCTATGTTAATGGGATGGGATTTAGAGGAATAGAAAGGCTAAAGGGAGTTCATCATACGACCGTAATTAATTGGGTAAAATCTGTGGGAGAATTATTGCCAGTCGCCTATGACCCAGAAACAATTCCTGAAGTAGGGGAACTGGATGAATTGGAAAACTTTGTTGGCTCAAAAAAAACAAAATCTGGGTGTGGACAGCCGTTGACCACTTTAAAAAAGGAATTTTAGGTTGGGTAATCGGAGACCATAGTAGCGAAACGTTTCGCCCATTATGGGAATTAGTTAAGTCTTGGGGATGCTATTTTTATGTGAGTGATGGATGGTCAGTTTATCCATGTTTTATAGCAGAGGGCGACCATATAATTAGGGTCTGCTGAAAAAGTTTGTTGGTGGGGGCAGGGTGTGGGGTGTGGGGTGTGGGGTGTAGGGTTTTACCGATTTTGAGGTAGTCAGTTACCTAATTTTCAGGGAAAAAGTACCTGAATTTTACCCCCGATCCCTCCAATGGTCGGCACTTTTTGAGGTCAAAAAAGTCTAAAAGCCTTATCCAACAAGGTTTTTAGATTTATTCAGCAAGCCCTAATTAGTAAGACTTATATGACCAGAGTAGAGGGTGAGAACACACGTTTAAGACATTATCTAGCCCGATTGCATCGCAAAACACTCTGCTATTCTAAGTCTACAGAAATGTTAGGATACTCTATTCGTTTATTAATTCATTATCTGAAGTTTCAAGAAGTGCCTATTCCTTACTGATTCATAGCTTAATTCAGCAACGCCGGAAAACGCTCTATAATCGGAACGTACCACTTCACCAAATCATAACACTTTTGAATCACCGATAATTCTTTCATTGCCTTAATAAAATTTAACATTAACGCCATTTTCTCAAAAAAATCGACCCGCCTAAGGGCGGGAAAGAAAAGAAAAAAGAAAAAATAGGGAATGAGGGTAAAAGGGGAAAAAAAGGGGAAAAGGGTTACAGAGTCCTCCCAGCACCGCACACCACCCGAAAACCGAAGAGGTCGTCGTCGTTGACGCGGCGGACGCAGTAGTAGCGGAAAGCGGAACGGCAGAGATAAGGAATGCTGAACCAAGAACCGCCCCGCGGAGGAGAACGATTATCATCCCCATTTTCTATCCAAGCACTGCCATCCGTCGGCGCACCGTCATAGTTATCGTGCCAAGTATCGGCGCACCATTCCCAGACATTGCCGTGCATATCGTACAGTCCGAAGGCATTGGGGGGAAAATTGTCCCACGGGAGTCGTTTGTTGTCGATATTCTCCGTTCGGTTCATCGGCGTAGGTTTCGCTAGACCTGTAGTTGGCCAATTCCCCAGTAATGGTTTCCCCAAAGTAAAACGGGGTGGTGGTTCCAGCACGACAAGCGTACTCCCATTCTGCTTCACTGGGTAGTCGGTATTCCCTTCCCGTTAGTTTCGATAATCTCGCGCAGAACTCGATCGCGTGGTCCCAGTTGACTTGTTCCACCGGGCGGCGATCGCTATCGGGACGGTCTTTAAAATGGGCCGGGTTGAGATCAAGGTCTTTTTCAACTTTTAAGTCGGTAAGGGAGGCGATCGCTTTCCACTGGGCCTGGGTGATGGGGTATTTACCCATAAAGAAGGGTGGGACAGTTACTTCATGTTGTGGTCTTTCCTTTCTAAATCCTTCCCAATTAAATTTTTTAACCAGTCTTTCGATTTCCTCGTCTTCTGTTCCCATCGTGAATGTACCCCCCGGGATGGCGACCATTTCTAGGGTGATGCCGTTGCCCAAATCTTGGGCGAAATATTGGGACTGCTTCGACTCTTTTTTGATTTGCTCACCCTTCGCATTTACTCCCACGATCTCAAAGTTAAATACCTTGAGTCCAGTTTCTTGAGAAGGTTTAGGGGTCGATGACCTATTTCCCTCGGCCCCCGTGACGTATTCGCGACCCGTAGCAGGAATCGAAGACCACGGTCGCCGTCGTTCGATCGCCCTTTGCCGGATCGATTGTGACTGTCTTAGAGCGATGCGCTTGATAGCTTCGATCGCCTCTAAATCGCCACGAGATGCTCCTAAGACACGAATCCATAACTGTTCAGCTAAGTCAAGGTCGCCCCTATTTTCTGCTAAGGAAGCCTGATATTTTAGGGGTTGCACGTCCCTAAGCGTGGCAACTTGTTCTAACAAAATAAAATAGAGCTTGTGGGGCGGTTCTGCTTTCAGATAGGGATTCTGTCTCGGTTTCCCATATCTAGCGTTAGTTTGCTCGACTTGACGGCGCAGATGTTCGTCTAGACGCTCGACCGTAGCACAATTGGCTTCTCCTTGCCGCCGTAATCCTTCCAGCAGCGTATGAGTAAATGAGCCTTGTTGTAACTCATCGATCTCCCAAGATTGCTGATTGGCAGTACAGGAATAAAAGGTTATGACTCCCTGATGCTCCTCCTCTCCAATGCCCAGACCGCCTCGGCTGTCTTCATCTCGACAGGCATCTAATAATAGTACGACGTTATCGGCCCCAGACCGCCGCAGCCGCTCGGTGACATAATCCACCGATACAGCCGTTTCTCTTACATTGCCCGGATCACTATCCGGCAGCATCAGATAGTCTTTGTCTTGATAGCGCCTGCCATGACCAGCAAAGAAAAACCAGAGATTGTCTCCAGACTTAAGCAGGGGAGTCTCGAACTGCTTCTGAAGAAACCGCTTGAGACGACCGTAGGTTGGCTGCGTGGGAATGGGGGGACTAGCAGGAATGGGTGGAGAATCTTCGGTAAAGAGAAATATCCCACTGCGATCGAATCCTCCCTCCCCTTCACACCAAGCTTTGATCGCTTCCGCGTCTTTCTTGGCGTATTTCAGTGGCTTGAGGTTGTCATACTCGTTGATGCCGATCGCTATCACCCAGTTTTTAGCCATCTTTTCTCTTGAACTTAAATGTCATCGCTCCTTTCCCTCCTGCTTTGCCCCCGATCCCAAACAGGCTAACTTGTCCTTCCCCATTAATTTCTACAGACAGTTCCACTTCATCGAGCCGGATTTTAGCGCTTGGAGGATCGGCTTCATCGAGCATTTCCCGCATCGCTTTGAGAAAGCCCTGCATTTCTAGCTTCAGTTTGGACACATCCACTTGACTTCTTTCGGTGGCCGCAACTTCGGGCGATTTTTCCTTTCCTTCAAGCCTTCCCCCGGTATCACGGCTACTTCTAGCGCCGGTGGGCGTTTTTTGAAGATCAGAGTCACCCGTAATAATCCATATTTTGCTGGGAGTCGCGATATCTTCGGTCATTGTGTTGATTTCCCCTAAATGTTATCTCGCTTACCTTTAACCAAACTTTCTAATTCCATTATCTTTCTCTCAACCTCCGCTATCCTCTGACTCAACGGCACAGTCTCGGCACAGCCCAAGTAAGTAGCGATCGCACTGACAATCACATCCGTTTTGGACGTGCCAACCCGCTCGACGTACTGGTTGAGTTCGGCGAGAAGAGATGGGGGAATTCGGACGGCGATTTGTGGTTTGCCCATAACAATTACATTTCTTCTCCCACCATGCTACCAAACGCATGACCAAGTATCACCCTTCCAGTCATTTTTCTTAACGAACGACCGAACAGCGAGCTACCTTCGAGTACCATCCTACAGTTATTAGCTAGAAACAATACAGGACAAAAGTTACAGAAAAATTTAAAAACCTTTCCTTAAAAAATTAAGCGAACCATGAATAAAAAATTCTCCTTAGCCCAAAAGTATTCAGCAACAATTTCAGCTTTAACTTGGGATTTTTCTATAGATTTACCAAAAAAGAATTTTGTTACATTTTGTCATAATCTTCTGGCTCACCATCTGAAACTTTAGCTAATGCTTGTTGAAACTTCTCCCAACTTCCCTGTTGTGCTTTTTCTTCTAGATAATCTTTAGTCATCCAAGAGGATATTTGGGCAGATAAAGCCATTGTTACCAGTTGCTCTACTGGTATGTTTTGTTTATTGGCTAAGGTTTCAATTTGTTGATATAAAACATCTGGAATGTTTGTGCTTAGTTTCATGGTTTTATTTCTCCTAGTAATCGTAAAAATTGTTTGGGTGTTAAAATAAAAATGCCGAATTTTTCAATGGGTTTTAGGTCTCTTTGATTGTAACTGATTATAAAATTAGCTTGACATTTGAAAGCTAAGTCTATCAGAAAGTCATCATTTTTGTCTTTGGCTAATGGTCGCCAAATATAAAAGATTTCGTAATGGTTGGCTAGATGGCAAATTCCATTAATAATGTTATCTATGTCTTCATTGTTTAAATCTATTTATTGTTGTTCTCTTTTTAGTATTTCTTCGTACTCAAAAACTAGGGTGGCAGATACATTGATTTGAAAGCGTTGGTCATTGAGTATGGTTAAGAGTTTATAGGATGCTCCTTTATTAGAGAGCAATCCGGCTAAGATTACGTTAGTATCAATGACTATTTGATAAGGAGTTTCTGTCATAATTAATCGCCCCTAATAGTCTTCATTTCCTCATCAGTCAACCCATACAAATTAGCAACCCTATCATCTATCTTTGGTTCGGAGTCGGTATGCCCCGTATCTTTGCTGGCTACAGAGAAAAACGCCGTCACCAACAGCCATTTCCATTGGAGTTCAATCGGGTAAAGTACCCGGTGCGATTTGTACTGTGCGGGTATAGACGGAACCGCCCTCCACATACTTGAAATCGATCTGAACATCATGAATGGTTTTTCCCTCTGGCAAATCGATCGTGTCTCCCTGAGCCGTCACACAATCGGTAGTATCAAAACCGTTGATCGCACATAATCGAATGGCTGTGGCCGGATGATCGTACCACTTACGGGTTCCCCAAAACTTGTTCATTACATTGGTGGCATGACGTACCTTGACTCTCTGATTGTTGATCAAAGTAACTACTACCCACTCCTCCCGATCGAGATCACCAGGAGAAAAAATGCTTTGCTGACCAATGTTGCCGGTAGGGGCATCCCTCAAACGCAGTTTATAGACTTTCTCCCCGATAAAAGCGGAATTGACGGCTGATCGACCATTGCTGGAGGGATTAGTAGGAGAACGCTGGTTTTGTTCTCTAATCCAACGATCGCACTCCTCTTGAGAAAACCCGTAAGACTGCCGGTTCCGACACAAAGCTTCATAATCCGTCTGATTTTGAGCGTTGGCTGGCATAGACATTAGACAAACAATAGAACCCGAAACAATCAGGGAAAGCGACTTCATACAAAAACAGCAACTTTATTAACTAATATTACCTTAGCTAACATCTGAAAATTTTCCAGTTATCTGGTTATCTGGTTATCTGGTTTTTTGGTTGCTGTTAATCTGGTTTACCGAATCGATCGCTAAGGGCCGCCATGATCACCGCAGTCATGGTCGTTCCCTGCCGTTTGGCCTCCGCAGCCCAATGTTGCCGCAAGGATTTGGGAACCTTGACACAAAGGTTTACCTCCGGCTCATTCTGGTTTTCTTGATTGCCAAAAGTCTGACTTTCTGGCAAACCGGTATTCTGGGTTTCTGATAAACCGGTATTCTGGTTTTCTGGTTCTCTAGCTTTCTTAATTAAATCGCCGTACCTGCCCGTAGTCATAAAACCTCTAATATGGCTAAAATTTCCTCTCCCAAAGCTTTGTAATCCTTCCATGCCGCTCTTAACCTAGCATCATCGAGATTACGAATGGGAACGCCCGCTAAAGCGGCTTTTTGATAGCCGACGGTTCTGCGAATCATCGACTTGAAAACAGGGATACTGCCCTCGATTAATTCCTGACGTAGTATTTCCCCCTCCTTATTTGGTGGTGGCGGTACGATCGTGATCAGGGCGCGGTAATTAGCGTCTCCCAAATCTTTAGCCGTTTCCAACATCGGCTGCAGACTGAGAACATCGGGGGCGGTGGGCAAGATCAGGAGTTCGCAACCCTTGGCTAACTCTTTGAGATCGTCGGAGTGGGGACGGGCGGGAGTGTCGATGATAACGAAGTCCGCCCCGCCGATAATCTTCATCGCCTGCCGCTCATCGGCAACGGTGAAGGGAAGATTTCCCCTCTCCGCCCAACCCAGAGCGGTGCGGTTCGGGTCGCCATCAACTAATACCGTCCGACCTCGATCGCTGAAATAGGTGGCGATATGCACGGCGGTGGTGCTTTTACCCACGCCGCCTTTGTAACCGGTAACGGTAATAATTTTCATCTGGTTTTCTGGTTTTTTGGTTTTCTGTTTTTCATCCTTGTTCCTGGAAACAGGTTTTCTGTAAAACCAGATTACCTTAAAACCAGAATTGCGGTCACATTTGGATCGATTCCGTGAACTGGTTTTCTGTAAAACCAGATTGCCACAAGACCAGAATTAAGGTTCCATTCGGATCGAGCGAGTTTTCTGTAAAACCACGCAAAAGGTATATTAATTTTCAGGAATTTACGTCGTTTCAGCCGACGACAAGTCAAGGTTTGAAACCACTTTGACGGAAGAGAAATAGATAGGATTGTATCTGGTAAGAAGGCTTTCTATAAAACCAGATTACCATAAAACCAGATAAATTAGAATCATATCTAGTAAGGAGGTTTTCTGTAAAACCAGATTGCCATAAAACCAGATAAATTAGAATCATATCTAGTAAGAAGGTTTTCTGTAAAACCAGATTGCCATAAAACCAGATAAACAGAATCGACTCCGCAAGCTAGTTTTCTTTAAAACCAGTTTTTTGTAAAACCAGTTTTTTGTAAAACCAGAATTATTCAGATCGATCAAGCAGGTTTTCTGTAAAACCAGATTACCAGATTGCCGGTCAGAAATAGTCAAAAGTTTATCCATTAACCAGAACTGGCTCGATCCAGATCAGTTTGCGATCGGGTCGTTCTCTGAGGCCGTAAGGTTGCCACCGATAAAACCCTCTGCGCCAATGGGTGCGGTACTGACTAGATTAACTCACCCGCCAGTTAGCGAAAAATCAGAAGTAATTATTTCAACAGTAAACAGCTTTTGCTTGCCTAAGCAGGGTATCGGTTCAATCACCCTGACATTTTCCAGCTTCCAAGCGTATCGTTGGGGTTGCCAGTCGCCGAGCAACCGTTCCAATTCCGAAACCGATTCGTTGACATCCTCACCGCCGGGGCCGGACGGTGATTCCCTACAGATCGAACAAACTTAATTGAACGATCTTCGGATGGGTTGACGCTTCACGGGACGATGCTTCTTTAACAGAAGTCTTATACTTTCGGCGTTGCATAATAGAGATATGAATGGAGGAAATCAAAATGCAATGCCCTGAATGTAAATCTACCCATATCCGTAAAAATGGCATCAATAAACAAGGTAAACAAAATCATATTTGTGTAACCTGTGGCCGTCAATTTATTAATAACTATGAAAAACAG
This portion of the Microcystis aeruginosa NIES-2549 genome encodes:
- a CDS encoding putative toxin-antitoxin system toxin component, PIN family, producing MTETPYQIVIDTNVILAGLLSNKGASYKLLTILNDQRFQINVSATLVFEYEEILKREQQ
- a CDS encoding ParA family protein — encoded protein: MKIITVTGYKGGVGKSTTAVHIATYFSDRGRTVLVDGDPNRTALGWAERGNLPFTVADERQAMKIIGGADFVIIDTPARPHSDDLKELAKGCELLILPTAPDVLSLQPMLETAKDLGDANYRALITIVPPPPNKEGEILRQELIEGSIPVFKSMIRRTVGYQKAALAGVPIRNLDDARLRAAWKDYKALGEEILAILEVL